GGACACCGCGCTGACCGTGCTCGACGAGCGGACCGTGGCCTACCTGCCGGAGGCGTTCTCGCCCGGCAGCCGGGCGGTGCTGCGCCGGCTCTTCCCCGACGCGATCCACGCCACCATGGCCGACGCCGAGGTGCTGGGCCTGAACGCGGTCAGCGACGGCCGGCACGTGGTGCTGCCCGCGCAGGCCACCGACCTCGCCGCGAAGCTGCGCGACCGGGGCTACGAGACCATCGGCATCGACCTGTCCGAGCTGCGCAAGGCCGGCGGCGGTCCGAAGTGCTGCACGCTGCGACTCCGTCAGGGAAAGGCCACCAAGTGATCGACGACATGCTGCGGACGCCGGGAGCGGTACGCGACGCCGAGCGCCACACCGCGCACAACTACCACCCGCTGCCGGTGGTGATCTCCTCCGCCGAGGGCGCCTGGCTGACCGACGTGGACGGCCGGCGCTACCTGGACTGCCTGGCCGGCTACTCGGCGCTGAACTTCGGCCACCGGCACCCGAAGCTGATCGAGGCCGCGCACGCGCAGCTCGACAAGCTGACCCTGACCAGCCGGGCGTTCATCCACGACCAGTTCGCCGACTTCTGCAAGGAACTCGCCGAGCTGTGCGGCAAGGACCTGGTCCTGCCGATGAACACCGGCGCCGAGGCGGTGGAGACCGGCATCAAGGTCGCCCGCAAGTGGGGCTACCAGGTCAAGGGCGTCGCCCCGGGCCAGGCCAACATCGTGGTGATGGAGGGCAACTTCCACGGCCGGACCACCACCATCGTCAGCTTCTCCACCGACGAGGACGCCCGCGCCGACTTCGGGCCGTACACGCCGGGCTTCACCGTGGTGCCCTACGGCGACCTGGCCGCGCTGACCGCCGCGATCGACGAGAACACCGTCGCGGTGCTGCTCGAGCCGATCCAGGGCGAGCAGGGCGTCGTGCTGCCGCCGGAGGGCTACCTGCCGGCCGTCCGCCAGGTCTGCACCGACCACAACGTGCTGTTCATCGCCGACGAGATCCAGTCGGGTCTGGGCCGGACCGGGCACACCTTCGCCTGCGAGCACGAGGGCGTCGTGCCCGACATGTACCTGCTGGGCAAGGCGCTCGGCGGCGGCATCGTGCCGGTCTCGGCGGTCGCCGCCAACGCCGACGTGCTGGGGGTGCTGAAGCCGGGCCAGCACGGCTCGACCTTCGGCGGCAACCCGCTGGCCTGCGCGGTCGCCACCGAGGTGGTCCGGCTGCTGGCCACCGGCGAGTTCCAGCGCCGCTCCGCCGAGCTGGGCGAGCGGCTGCGGGCCGGGCTGGAAGGGCTGCTCGGCAAGGGCCTCGTCGCGGTCCGGGTCCGGGGCCTCTGGGCCGGTGTCGACCTCGACCCGGCGCTGATGACCGGCCGGCAGGCCTGCGAGCGGCTGATGGAGCGGGGCGTCCTGGCCAAGGACACCCACGGCTCGACCATCCGGCTCGCCCCGCCGCTGGTGATCACCGAGGAGGAGATCGACCACGCGGTGGCGCAGCTCGCCGCCGTCCTGGCCGGCTGACCGCCCGGGAAGGCCGCCGGAAAAGGGGCGGCTGACTCAGGGACGGGCCGCCGCAAAGGGGCGGCTGATCCGCACAG
The Micromonospora sp. R77 DNA segment above includes these coding regions:
- the rocD gene encoding ornithine--oxo-acid transaminase; translated protein: MIDDMLRTPGAVRDAERHTAHNYHPLPVVISSAEGAWLTDVDGRRYLDCLAGYSALNFGHRHPKLIEAAHAQLDKLTLTSRAFIHDQFADFCKELAELCGKDLVLPMNTGAEAVETGIKVARKWGYQVKGVAPGQANIVVMEGNFHGRTTTIVSFSTDEDARADFGPYTPGFTVVPYGDLAALTAAIDENTVAVLLEPIQGEQGVVLPPEGYLPAVRQVCTDHNVLFIADEIQSGLGRTGHTFACEHEGVVPDMYLLGKALGGGIVPVSAVAANADVLGVLKPGQHGSTFGGNPLACAVATEVVRLLATGEFQRRSAELGERLRAGLEGLLGKGLVAVRVRGLWAGVDLDPALMTGRQACERLMERGVLAKDTHGSTIRLAPPLVITEEEIDHAVAQLAAVLAG